One stretch of Natronobacterium gregoryi SP2 DNA includes these proteins:
- a CDS encoding amino acid permease produces the protein MTETDAELARDLGFLEAYTLGLGTMIGAGIFVLPGLVAEAAGPASMISFVIGGVVALLAALSLSELATGMPRAGGSYYYVNHALGSFFGTVVGWGMWAGLMFATAFYMLGFGQYLLDQPFDALPVVLAALAMASLLVAVNYRGVKETGSLQNVIVIALVCLILVFIAVGIVNLDPVLLDPFAPEGWNAVGATAGTVFVAFIGFEVIATSAEEIKNPGRNLPLAMIAAVVTPTTLYVLVMLVSTGILPTDALASSDVPVADVAATAAGVLGPEFATVGSLLMIAGATLATISSANASILSAARVNFAMGRDQILTNWLNQIHERYRTPYRAILATGVVILALIASPLPIETLADVASFMFLITYGLVHVAVVVLRRADPDEYDPDFRIPSGLYPIVPALGLFTCLAVMYQMSPTVQGIGLLIVLVGSAWYAFYSKEKAVSTTLIGEAVAPEEPDREEDAYRVVVPVSNPETERLLIKYAAASAASHEHAELVAVNVLEVPPQTSPAQIELEEERVERQQALLENARDVAEDFDVPLRTRALVGRSAGDTLLSVLEEEDADHVLLGWAGERRRRDVLFGSTIDPVLERAPCDVTLAKDPTESPGEIVTLAGSGPNAPVSARRARELDRVCPESTLTLLNVQAAADGDDAGIDPRAVGEQAIESVASEAGLADDEYESRVVVTEEDVRETVVSEAAAYDTVYVGATGTSPVAQALYGTIPESIVDETERAVLMARGEQRSPRTFRQALVQRLEG, from the coding sequence GTGACCGAGACAGACGCTGAACTCGCCCGCGACCTCGGCTTCCTCGAGGCCTACACCCTCGGGCTGGGGACGATGATCGGTGCGGGAATCTTCGTCCTGCCCGGCCTCGTCGCCGAAGCCGCAGGGCCGGCAAGTATGATCTCGTTCGTCATCGGTGGCGTCGTCGCCCTGCTTGCGGCGCTTTCGCTTTCCGAACTCGCCACCGGGATGCCCAGGGCCGGCGGCAGCTACTACTACGTGAACCACGCCCTGGGGAGTTTCTTCGGCACCGTCGTCGGCTGGGGAATGTGGGCCGGGCTGATGTTCGCGACCGCCTTCTACATGCTCGGGTTCGGGCAGTACCTCCTCGATCAGCCGTTCGACGCCCTCCCCGTCGTCCTCGCGGCCCTGGCGATGGCCTCGTTGCTCGTCGCGGTCAACTACCGCGGCGTCAAGGAGACGGGGTCGCTGCAGAACGTGATCGTCATCGCACTCGTCTGCCTCATTCTCGTCTTTATCGCCGTCGGGATCGTGAACCTCGATCCCGTACTCCTCGATCCGTTCGCGCCTGAAGGCTGGAACGCCGTCGGCGCGACTGCGGGAACCGTCTTCGTTGCCTTCATCGGCTTCGAGGTGATCGCGACCAGCGCCGAGGAGATCAAAAATCCCGGTCGAAACCTTCCACTGGCGATGATCGCGGCAGTCGTCACGCCGACGACCCTCTACGTGCTGGTCATGCTCGTCAGTACGGGAATCCTCCCGACAGACGCCCTCGCCAGCTCCGACGTCCCGGTGGCCGACGTGGCCGCCACGGCCGCCGGCGTTCTCGGCCCGGAGTTTGCCACTGTCGGCTCGCTTCTCATGATCGCCGGTGCGACGCTTGCGACGATCTCTTCGGCGAACGCCTCGATCCTCTCTGCCGCTCGAGTCAACTTCGCGATGGGGCGCGACCAGATCCTGACCAACTGGCTCAACCAGATCCACGAGCGGTACCGGACGCCCTACCGTGCGATCCTCGCGACCGGCGTCGTCATCCTCGCGCTCATCGCGAGCCCACTGCCGATCGAGACGCTCGCCGACGTCGCGAGTTTCATGTTCCTCATCACCTACGGGCTGGTCCACGTCGCCGTCGTCGTCCTGCGACGGGCCGACCCCGACGAGTACGACCCCGACTTCCGCATCCCGTCGGGATTGTACCCGATCGTTCCCGCCCTCGGTCTCTTCACCTGTCTCGCCGTCATGTACCAGATGTCGCCGACCGTCCAGGGGATCGGTCTCCTCATCGTCCTCGTCGGCTCGGCCTGGTACGCGTTCTACTCGAAGGAGAAAGCGGTCTCGACGACGCTCATCGGCGAGGCCGTCGCCCCCGAGGAACCGGACCGCGAGGAAGACGCCTACCGCGTCGTCGTCCCCGTCTCGAACCCCGAGACTGAACGCCTGCTGATCAAGTACGCCGCCGCGAGCGCGGCCAGCCACGAACACGCCGAACTCGTCGCCGTCAACGTCCTCGAGGTACCACCCCAGACCTCGCCAGCCCAGATCGAACTCGAGGAAGAACGAGTCGAACGCCAGCAAGCCCTCCTCGAGAACGCACGCGACGTGGCCGAAGACTTCGACGTTCCGTTGCGAACGCGTGCGCTCGTCGGTCGCTCCGCCGGCGACACCCTGCTGTCGGTGCTCGAGGAAGAAGACGCCGACCACGTGTTACTCGGCTGGGCGGGCGAACGTCGCCGTCGGGACGTACTCTTTGGCTCGACGATCGATCCCGTCCTCGAGCGCGCTCCGTGTGACGTGACCCTCGCCAAAGACCCGACCGAGTCGCCGGGAGAGATCGTCACACTCGCCGGCAGTGGGCCGAACGCCCCTGTTTCGGCGCGGCGTGCCCGTGAACTCGACCGGGTGTGCCCCGAGAGTACGCTCACCCTACTGAACGTCCAGGCTGCGGCGGACGGCGACGACGCGGGAATCGATCCGAGAGCCGTCGGCGAACAGGCCATCGAGAGCGTCGCGTCCGAGGCCGGCCTGGCGGACGACGAGTACGAGTCACGCGTCGTGGTAACCGAAGAAGACGTTCGCGAGACGGTCGTCTCCGAAGCCGCGGCCTACGATACCGTCTACGTCGGCGCGACTGGGACGAGTCCGGTTGCACAGGCACTGTACGGAACGATCCCCGAGTCGATCGTCGACGAAACCGAGAGGGCGGTTCTGATGGCCCGCGGCGAACAACGCTCGCCACGGACGTTCAGACAGGCTCTCGTTCAGCGATTGGAAGGATAA
- the trkA gene encoding Trk system potassium transporter TrkA — protein sequence MRVVIVGAGEVGRAIARNLEDAHDVVVIDRDRELVEELTYSLDVLAICGDGTELGTLEQADIAKADLVIACTNDDEVNVVTCGAAKAASDAFTIARVRRRTLLETWEGSEGALGVDFMVCTDLLTARAIVRISGLPATQDVDTFVGGLVRMAEFEIRADSPIVDTPISEADRYDSLTFAGVFRGEEMIVATGDTVLEAGDRVVVIGSSDSVADFADDVVERTADDGDEVVVVGASEIGFQAAREFEEHGYRPRLIEQNHERAREVAEALPETLVMESDATDTEFLDREHVGEADVVVAALDGDEKNLLVSLLAHRLGVDRTVAVIENLEYAELFETVGIDVAINPREETAEEIVRFTRASQTEKVAMLEHDRAEVIEFEVHADSVLAETPIVDATETLPDGVVIGAISRGGELITPRGETVVRPGDHVVVFVDAAVLEEVLDLI from the coding sequence ATGCGCGTAGTAATCGTCGGCGCAGGCGAAGTCGGTCGAGCAATCGCTCGCAACCTCGAGGACGCACACGACGTCGTCGTCATCGATCGGGACCGCGAACTCGTCGAGGAGCTCACCTACTCGCTCGATGTCCTCGCGATCTGCGGTGACGGGACGGAGCTCGGGACGCTCGAGCAGGCAGATATCGCCAAAGCGGATCTCGTGATCGCCTGTACGAACGACGACGAGGTCAACGTCGTGACCTGTGGGGCTGCGAAGGCAGCGAGCGACGCGTTTACGATCGCCCGCGTCCGCCGACGGACGCTGTTAGAGACCTGGGAAGGCTCCGAGGGAGCGCTCGGTGTCGACTTCATGGTCTGTACGGACCTGCTGACTGCACGTGCGATCGTTCGGATCTCCGGATTGCCGGCGACTCAGGACGTCGATACCTTCGTTGGTGGGCTCGTCCGGATGGCCGAGTTCGAGATTCGGGCGGACAGTCCGATCGTCGACACGCCGATCAGCGAGGCCGATCGGTACGACTCGCTGACTTTCGCCGGCGTCTTCCGCGGTGAGGAGATGATCGTCGCCACCGGCGACACCGTCCTCGAGGCTGGCGATCGGGTCGTCGTCATCGGCAGTTCGGATTCCGTCGCCGACTTCGCCGACGACGTCGTCGAGCGGACGGCAGACGACGGCGACGAGGTCGTCGTCGTCGGTGCGAGCGAGATCGGGTTCCAGGCCGCCCGCGAGTTCGAAGAACACGGCTACCGGCCTCGGCTGATCGAGCAGAACCACGAGCGCGCTCGCGAGGTCGCCGAAGCGCTCCCAGAAACGCTGGTGATGGAAAGCGACGCGACCGACACGGAGTTTCTCGACAGAGAACACGTCGGCGAGGCTGACGTCGTCGTTGCAGCACTCGACGGCGACGAGAAGAACTTGCTCGTCTCTTTGCTCGCTCACCGTCTCGGCGTCGACCGGACCGTCGCAGTCATCGAGAACCTCGAGTACGCCGAACTGTTCGAGACGGTCGGCATCGACGTCGCGATCAATCCACGCGAGGAGACGGCCGAAGAAATCGTCCGGTTTACACGCGCCAGCCAGACCGAGAAAGTCGCGATGCTCGAGCACGACCGCGCGGAAGTGATCGAGTTCGAAGTACACGCCGACAGCGTCCTGGCCGAGACGCCCATCGTCGACGCAACGGAGACGCTCCCCGACGGCGTCGTCATCGGCGCGATTTCGCGTGGTGGTGAACTGATCACGCCACGGGGAGAGACCGTCGTTCGGCCCGGCGACCACGTCGTCGTCTTCGTCGACGCAGCCGTCCTCGAGGAGGTCCTCGATCTCATATAG
- a CDS encoding TrkH family potassium uptake protein encodes MTRTRLHVDLRAGLSLVGTILAFLSFAFLVPILVALVYGGEDLWVFVASMAVTAGLGLALRKLDPEPGAREAFLVVALTWLFAAMVGALPYVLAGNGTVAHPVNALFESMSGFTTTGATVMGDISFDTHSRAMLLWRQLTQWLGGMGIIVLAVAILSQMAVGGAQLMQAETPGPGVSKLTPHIAETARVLWIAYIALTVVFIALLYGVHLLGYAPNMDLYNAIAHGFTTLPTGGFSPEARSIEVFSPVVQWLVIPFMFAAGVNFVLWWHVISGDARTLLRDNEFRLYLGATAVLAVLTTAVLFVSALETPETGQISGNLERSARYATFQIASLINSTGYANMDFDAWNGSAKALLLFAMFVGGSTGSTGGGIKILRWLVILKSLRREVFTTIHPEAVRPVRMNGRALDEEAVRGIYAFTLLYVVIFFAGVALFAADASRVGLYADPEFGLLDVISASIATLGNIGPGLGTMTGPMGGYLDFPDSSKLLMTLYMWIGRLEIFPVLVLLTKAYWTD; translated from the coding sequence ATGACTCGGACTCGGCTCCACGTCGACTTGCGTGCTGGCTTGAGCCTCGTCGGGACGATCCTGGCGTTTCTTTCTTTCGCGTTTCTGGTTCCGATCCTCGTCGCGCTCGTCTACGGTGGCGAGGATCTCTGGGTGTTCGTCGCCTCGATGGCTGTGACCGCCGGCCTTGGGCTTGCGTTACGAAAACTCGACCCGGAGCCGGGCGCTCGAGAGGCGTTCCTGGTCGTCGCCCTGACCTGGCTGTTCGCGGCGATGGTCGGCGCGCTGCCGTACGTCCTCGCGGGCAATGGCACCGTCGCTCATCCAGTCAACGCCCTCTTCGAAAGCATGAGCGGCTTCACGACGACCGGAGCGACGGTGATGGGCGACATCTCGTTCGACACCCACTCCCGGGCGATGTTGCTGTGGCGACAACTCACTCAGTGGCTCGGCGGGATGGGGATCATCGTCCTCGCGGTGGCGATCCTCTCCCAGATGGCCGTCGGCGGCGCGCAGTTGATGCAGGCTGAGACACCGGGACCGGGCGTCTCGAAACTCACACCCCACATCGCCGAGACCGCGCGGGTGCTGTGGATCGCCTACATTGCACTCACGGTTGTGTTCATCGCGTTGCTGTACGGAGTCCACCTGCTCGGCTACGCGCCGAACATGGACCTCTACAACGCCATCGCCCACGGGTTCACGACGCTACCGACCGGCGGTTTCTCGCCGGAGGCCCGCAGCATCGAGGTGTTTTCCCCGGTCGTCCAGTGGCTCGTGATTCCGTTCATGTTCGCCGCAGGCGTCAACTTCGTGCTCTGGTGGCACGTCATCTCCGGCGACGCACGGACACTGCTCCGAGACAACGAATTCAGGCTGTACCTCGGTGCAACCGCCGTGCTCGCGGTCCTGACGACCGCCGTCCTGTTCGTTTCCGCCCTCGAGACGCCCGAAACCGGCCAGATCAGCGGCAACCTCGAGCGGTCGGCTCGCTACGCCACGTTCCAGATCGCGTCGCTGATCAACTCGACGGGGTACGCGAACATGGACTTCGACGCCTGGAACGGCTCCGCGAAGGCGCTGTTGCTATTTGCGATGTTCGTCGGCGGTTCGACGGGATCGACCGGTGGTGGCATCAAGATCCTGCGGTGGCTGGTGATCCTCAAGTCGCTCCGGCGGGAAGTGTTCACCACGATCCATCCGGAAGCGGTTCGCCCAGTCCGGATGAACGGCCGCGCCCTCGACGAAGAGGCAGTCCGGGGAATATATGCGTTTACGCTGCTGTACGTCGTGATCTTCTTCGCCGGCGTCGCGCTCTTTGCCGCCGACGCGTCCCGCGTCGGCCTGTACGCCGATCCCGAATTCGGGTTGCTCGATGTTATCAGCGCGTCGATAGCGACACTCGGGAACATCGGACCGGGACTGGGAACGATGACCGGCCCGATGGGCGGCTACCTCGACTTTCCCGACTCCTCGAAGCTTCTGATGACGCTGTACATGTGGATCGGCCGCCTCGAAATATTCCCGGTGTTGGTGTTGCTGACGAAGGCGTACTGGACGGACTGA
- a CDS encoding efflux RND transporter permease subunit has protein sequence MATQPDSIERALETANYWITERPRAVIVVFLLVTALFAGGLGNIEVEEGVEVFAEGVPAYEAQQSIEEEFEPPFEGDAATTQIIKRGDNVVSQESLLGLLEFQHYLEENDEFRVEETASIAEFVALTIDPTADTRAEQIRTLERSSDGQVRDVVRDLGENPDFVAPLSNDFNRQEPRASAVVATATHAEDADEQAVQQRTLEAAESMPDDIVVFGSGILNSEFENAIEDSLTLIVPVVILLILAFLTSAYRDPFDLVLGLVSLVMAVIWTFGFMGYTGIPFTDMMIAIPPLLLAIGIDFGIHAVNRFREERAAGAGIEDGMRDAAEQLLVAFFIVTGTTVIGFGANVMSELDPIREFGFVASVGIVFTFLLFGVFLPAAKVELERFRQAHELPSFNSSPLGSEDSTLGRILPYGAHAGNEVPKAMLLIALLLTASAGAYATTVDTTFEDEDFLPAEELPAYAEAAPESLAPAEYTATGTINYLEANFESGEDDEVTIYVEGPIHEDHILESVYRAGSDPPSTIITEDGVAESRSVVDVMHDHADDDDEFAYLLEANDVSGNGVPDRNVGYVLEQLLSSDARDDALEYVTEDQRSMRVIYTVEADATQEEVSDDAEELAADYRLDTTPTGDIVVFHEISNLVFESSLLSLAIALGLTAGFLMLIYHVLEGRASLGVANLIPIVVTVAVLGGTMPVVGIALNALTGTVLSITIGVGVAYSVHITHRFIDEYNECDDAYESLLTTLRGTGGALTGSMLTTLGGAGSLIIAVTPAIGQFGVLMVISVIYSYLMAVIVLPPTLVVWERLFG, from the coding sequence ATGGCAACGCAACCGGACTCTATCGAGCGAGCGCTCGAGACCGCAAACTACTGGATCACCGAGCGGCCGCGAGCAGTCATCGTCGTCTTTCTGCTCGTCACAGCGCTGTTTGCAGGCGGCCTCGGCAACATCGAAGTCGAAGAAGGCGTCGAAGTGTTCGCAGAAGGCGTCCCTGCCTACGAAGCACAGCAATCGATCGAAGAGGAGTTCGAACCGCCGTTCGAAGGCGATGCTGCGACCACACAGATCATCAAGCGGGGAGACAACGTCGTCTCCCAGGAGTCACTGTTAGGACTCCTCGAGTTCCAACACTATCTGGAAGAAAACGACGAGTTCCGCGTCGAGGAAACCGCCAGTATAGCGGAGTTCGTTGCCCTGACGATCGATCCGACTGCGGATACTCGTGCGGAACAGATTCGGACGTTGGAACGCAGTTCGGACGGGCAGGTTCGTGATGTCGTCCGTGACCTAGGAGAGAACCCCGACTTTGTCGCACCGCTGAGCAACGACTTCAACCGACAGGAACCCCGGGCATCGGCCGTCGTCGCCACCGCAACCCACGCGGAGGACGCCGACGAACAGGCCGTCCAGCAGCGAACACTGGAGGCAGCGGAATCGATGCCGGACGACATCGTCGTCTTCGGTAGTGGCATTCTCAACTCCGAGTTCGAAAACGCCATCGAGGACTCGCTGACGCTTATCGTTCCCGTCGTCATCTTGCTGATTCTGGCGTTTCTGACGTCAGCGTACCGTGATCCGTTCGACCTCGTGCTCGGGTTGGTCTCACTGGTGATGGCCGTCATCTGGACGTTCGGGTTCATGGGCTACACCGGAATCCCGTTCACCGACATGATGATCGCGATTCCGCCGCTGTTGCTCGCTATCGGGATCGACTTCGGTATCCACGCGGTCAACCGGTTCAGAGAGGAGCGTGCAGCAGGAGCCGGAATCGAAGACGGGATGCGAGACGCAGCCGAACAGTTGCTCGTCGCGTTTTTCATCGTCACCGGGACGACCGTCATCGGATTCGGTGCCAACGTGATGAGCGAACTCGACCCGATCCGAGAGTTCGGGTTCGTCGCGAGTGTCGGAATCGTGTTTACGTTCCTCCTGTTCGGTGTCTTTCTCCCGGCAGCCAAAGTCGAGTTGGAGCGTTTTCGCCAAGCACACGAGTTACCGTCGTTTAACTCGTCACCGCTCGGTTCCGAGGACTCGACACTTGGGCGAATACTGCCGTACGGGGCACATGCAGGAAACGAGGTTCCCAAAGCGATGCTCCTGATCGCTCTCCTGTTGACCGCGAGTGCTGGCGCGTACGCAACGACGGTCGACACCACCTTCGAAGACGAAGACTTCCTTCCCGCAGAGGAACTGCCAGCGTACGCGGAAGCCGCTCCAGAGTCACTGGCTCCAGCGGAGTACACCGCGACGGGAACCATCAACTACCTCGAGGCGAACTTCGAGAGCGGCGAAGACGACGAGGTGACGATCTACGTCGAGGGACCGATACACGAGGATCACATCCTCGAGTCCGTCTATCGGGCTGGGTCCGACCCACCATCGACGATCATCACCGAGGACGGCGTCGCCGAGAGCCGAAGCGTCGTCGATGTCATGCACGACCACGCCGACGACGACGACGAGTTCGCCTACCTGCTCGAGGCAAACGACGTCAGCGGGAACGGCGTTCCCGATCGGAACGTAGGGTACGTCCTCGAGCAACTGCTTAGCTCCGACGCACGAGATGACGCACTCGAGTACGTCACCGAGGATCAGCGGAGTATGCGCGTCATCTACACCGTCGAGGCCGACGCGACGCAGGAAGAAGTCAGCGACGACGCCGAGGAACTAGCCGCTGACTACCGTCTCGATACGACGCCGACCGGTGATATCGTCGTCTTCCACGAGATTTCGAATCTCGTCTTCGAGTCGTCACTGCTCAGCCTCGCAATCGCACTCGGTCTCACGGCCGGGTTCCTGATGCTCATCTACCACGTACTCGAGGGGCGGGCGTCGCTTGGCGTGGCGAATCTTATTCCGATCGTCGTCACAGTCGCCGTTCTCGGCGGGACGATGCCAGTGGTTGGTATCGCGTTGAACGCACTGACCGGGACAGTGCTGTCGATCACGATCGGAGTGGGTGTCGCCTACTCGGTTCACATCACACACCGGTTTATCGACGAGTACAACGAGTGTGATGACGCCTACGAATCGCTGCTGACGACCCTTCGCGGAACGGGCGGTGCGCTGACGGGTTCGATGCTGACGACGCTCGGGGGCGCTGGATCGCTGATAATCGCGGTCACTCCCGCCATCGGCCAGTTCGGGGTGTTGATGGTCATCAGCGTCATCTACTCGTACCTGATGGCAGTGATCGTGTTGCCACCGACGCTCGTGGTGTGGGAGCGGTTGTTCGGCTGA
- a CDS encoding COG1361 S-layer family protein produces the protein MRRNRIVAFVVVLLVVTSIPLIGSTAASSSPSFDVYTPENIVEPGEETNLELEIRNGASTEEDDDIGDTPMTEARDVTVELVAEDAPVEVKTGETPLPRMPAQRLASESFTIAVDENAAAGTYELEAEIEYTYTRQGGHEHTTTTTETVEVVVEERARFDAVDVQSDLVVGDRGLVTLELNNTGVENASDAVVQFDSPDPNVQSITPTTDESELRTAGSEEYVGDWSVNETATVQAAMDVDPDAVARTYPVSVTVDFRDSDGVDRTSREVRVGAKTAPEQRFAVETLETDLYVGEDGTIEGTVLNDGPKPVESAVLVVDDGEDSIVPNLEDGLGSGSNVYPRETQYAIGDLKPGESVPFEFRVGIGGEAEPGPRVMEADVRYRNVHDDIRMTHEPIDVPLEVAPERDEFDIEIDNGTQEVGETQPVTLQVTNAKAETVTDVEAKLYTNDPLDNLDDEGFIPTLEPGESATVTFEVEVDDDATPQTYPLRMDFRYDDERSNSQLTDTYRIPLEVQEPESRLSALSVLLVLGFVVGATGVYWRFQEPIDEKLEGVPVLEQVTDLSLPASIQQELESDAEESVDADGGGSGDVGRVSGSHFGSTGDESNADQGAADGGGADDDHSPSTTESDAEN, from the coding sequence ATGAGACGGAACCGAATCGTCGCGTTCGTGGTTGTTTTGCTGGTGGTGACGAGTATCCCGTTGATCGGTTCCACAGCCGCCTCGAGTTCCCCGAGTTTCGACGTCTACACGCCCGAGAACATCGTCGAACCGGGCGAGGAGACCAACCTCGAACTCGAGATCCGCAACGGGGCGTCGACCGAAGAGGACGACGACATTGGGGACACGCCGATGACCGAGGCACGCGACGTGACCGTCGAACTCGTGGCCGAAGACGCGCCGGTCGAAGTGAAGACCGGCGAGACGCCGCTGCCGAGGATGCCAGCCCAACGGCTCGCCTCGGAGTCGTTCACGATCGCAGTCGACGAGAACGCTGCGGCGGGAACGTACGAACTCGAGGCAGAGATCGAGTACACCTACACGAGACAGGGCGGTCACGAGCATACGACGACCACGACCGAAACCGTCGAGGTCGTCGTCGAAGAGCGAGCGCGCTTCGACGCCGTCGACGTCCAGTCCGATCTCGTCGTCGGCGACCGGGGCCTCGTCACGCTCGAGTTGAACAACACCGGCGTCGAGAACGCCAGCGACGCCGTGGTTCAGTTCGACTCTCCTGACCCGAACGTTCAGTCGATCACCCCGACGACCGACGAGTCGGAGCTCCGGACTGCCGGCAGCGAGGAGTACGTCGGTGACTGGTCCGTCAACGAGACCGCGACGGTCCAGGCAGCGATGGACGTCGACCCCGACGCCGTCGCACGGACCTATCCCGTCTCCGTTACCGTCGACTTCCGCGACAGTGACGGCGTCGACCGAACGTCCCGCGAGGTCCGGGTCGGTGCGAAAACCGCACCGGAACAGCGGTTCGCAGTCGAGACACTCGAGACCGACCTCTACGTCGGCGAGGACGGAACGATCGAAGGAACGGTACTCAACGACGGCCCGAAGCCAGTCGAGAGCGCCGTTCTCGTCGTCGACGACGGCGAGGATTCCATCGTCCCGAATCTCGAGGACGGTCTCGGGAGCGGGTCGAACGTCTACCCGCGCGAAACGCAGTACGCTATCGGTGACCTGAAGCCGGGCGAGTCGGTGCCGTTCGAGTTCCGAGTCGGTATCGGCGGTGAAGCAGAGCCGGGTCCGCGGGTGATGGAAGCAGACGTCAGGTACCGCAACGTCCACGACGACATCCGGATGACCCACGAACCGATCGACGTCCCGCTCGAGGTTGCACCCGAACGCGACGAGTTCGACATCGAGATCGACAACGGCACCCAGGAGGTCGGCGAGACCCAGCCGGTCACGCTGCAGGTGACGAACGCGAAGGCAGAGACCGTGACCGACGTCGAGGCGAAACTCTACACGAACGATCCACTCGACAACCTCGACGACGAAGGGTTCATCCCCACACTCGAGCCTGGCGAATCGGCGACAGTCACCTTCGAAGTCGAGGTCGACGACGACGCCACCCCGCAGACGTATCCGCTTCGGATGGACTTCCGGTACGACGACGAGCGGTCGAACTCCCAGCTAACCGATACGTACCGAATCCCGCTCGAGGTACAGGAGCCGGAAAGTCGACTTTCCGCACTGTCCGTGCTGCTCGTGCTCGGATTCGTCGTCGGAGCCACCGGCGTCTACTGGCGGTTCCAGGAGCCGATCGACGAGAAACTCGAGGGTGTCCCGGTCCTAGAGCAGGTCACCGACCTGTCGTTGCCGGCCTCGATCCAGCAGGAACTCGAGAGCGACGCCGAAGAGTCGGTCGACGCCGACGGTGGTGGCAGTGGTGACGTCGGCCGAGTTTCGGGATCGCACTTCGGGTCGACGGGCGACGAGAGCAACGCCGACCAGGGCGCGGCCGACGGAGGAGGAGCGGACGACGACCACTCCCCGTCGACTACCGAGTCGGACGCCGAGAACTGA
- a CDS encoding TrmB family transcriptional regulator gives MDEHTDLLAELGLSNYEARAYVELVRGGAMTADEVAAASDVPQGRVYDVLNSLVDRSLARADDGRPRTYVHVEPDEAVDRLLERRVDELETQRTAYERTASAVIDTLSGITEETTAGGFTTSALHEDAARELLLERFAAADDSIRIVADTVDVSPEFEAAFADRLCDLLEIGLPVRLLATDLEQAADRIDDLIDAGMDVRQAERVPEQRFIVFDGSEVCLEVVNPAAPDELLAVVNFREDETARELAESFDELWEESEPWTIG, from the coding sequence ATGGACGAACACACCGATTTACTCGCCGAACTCGGCCTCTCGAACTACGAAGCGAGAGCCTACGTCGAACTCGTACGAGGTGGGGCCATGACCGCAGACGAGGTTGCCGCCGCCTCCGACGTCCCACAGGGACGAGTCTACGACGTTCTCAACTCCCTGGTCGATCGGTCGCTTGCCAGAGCCGACGACGGCCGTCCCCGGACGTACGTCCACGTCGAGCCCGACGAAGCAGTCGATCGTCTGCTCGAGCGCCGCGTCGACGAACTCGAGACCCAGCGAACGGCGTACGAACGGACAGCCTCGGCAGTAATCGATACACTCTCGGGGATCACCGAAGAGACGACCGCAGGCGGGTTCACGACCAGCGCGCTCCACGAAGACGCGGCCAGAGAACTCCTGCTCGAGCGGTTTGCTGCGGCCGACGACTCGATCAGAATCGTCGCCGATACGGTCGATGTCAGTCCAGAGTTCGAAGCCGCCTTCGCCGATCGACTCTGTGATCTCCTCGAGATCGGCCTCCCGGTCCGGTTGCTAGCGACCGACCTCGAACAGGCCGCCGACCGGATCGACGACCTCATCGACGCCGGAATGGACGTCCGGCAAGCCGAGCGAGTGCCGGAACAGCGGTTCATCGTGTTCGACGGGTCGGAGGTCTGTCTCGAGGTCGTCAACCCCGCGGCACCGGACGAACTGCTCGCCGTCGTCAACTTCCGGGAGGACGAGACTGCACGCGAGCTCGCGGAGAGTTTCGACGAACTCTGGGAAGAGTCGGAGCCCTGGACGATCGGTTAG